One Helianthus annuus cultivar XRQ/B chromosome 12, HanXRQr2.0-SUNRISE, whole genome shotgun sequence genomic region harbors:
- the LOC110895590 gene encoding fasciclin-like arabinogalactan protein 21, which yields MASSLQLKLIIVAILLSTFCFPGATATTGGVSSSQMLDLASAPTTSPHDIHDSFAPTSIFEPILANLGFQELANAVPSLSDDSAFTTWNGPTTLFAPTDASIQSCSSCSVVRLLREHIVPGLFSHDYLRKLAFGTKIETMDPGRCITVTSSMDVSNNYTKIFIGGVEITRPDLFNNGLVVVHGLQGYVAPLSPFSCNVERMTSLSFPIDNRQSAAQQSVQYPTYIMRLMLRDAMLRLRNSGFSILALAMKLKSVELLNLQNMTVFALDDVSIFSGSHSYVNNVRFHIIPNRLLAISDLEKISSGTLLPTLEPGQSLMVTTTAGGFNPMRINYVRIKVPDVMRNLKIVVHSIYLPFPHLHPSTVSYEETGATGAALVDMDHTSVDSDSCTHHAGGSCAVDGATGGTTAEVKPVVVKTEHQGL from the coding sequence ATGGCGTCTTCTCTGCAACTCAAGCTCATCATCGTTGCGATTCTACTCTCAACCTTCTGCTTTCCGGGAGCCACCGCCACCACCGGCGGCGTATCTTCTTCGCAGATGCTCGATCTCGCTTCTGCGCCTACCACATCGCCTCATGATATTCACGATTCGTTCGCTCCGACGTCCATTTTTGAGCCGATTCTCGCAAACCTAGGGTTTCAAGAACTCGCTAATGCTGTTCCTTCACTATCTGATGATTCCGCTTTCACTACGTGGAACGGTCCTACTACTCTGTTTGCTCCAACCGATGCTTCGATTCAATCGTGTTCTTCATGCTCTGTAGTTCGTCTTCTTCGCGAACATATTGTTCCAGGTCTGTTCTCTCACGATTACCTCCGGAAACTCGCGTTCGGTACGAAGATTGAGACGATGGATCCAGGTCGGTGCATCACGGTGACGTCATCGATGGATGTGAGTAATAACTACACGAAGATATTCATCGGAGGTGTGGAGATCACTCGTCCAGATCTGTTTAACAACGGACTCGTTGTTGTTCACGGCCTTCAAGGTTACGTTGCTCCGCTCTCTCCGTTTTCATGCAACGTTGAGCGGATGACGTCACTCTCGTTTCCGATTGATAACCGTCAAAGTGCTGCACAACAATCGGTTCAGTATCCGACGTATATCATGCGACTGATGCTGAGAGATGCGATGTTGAGGCTACGTAACAGTGGATTTAGCATCCTCGCGTTGGCGATGAAGTTGAAATCAGTTGAGCTTTTGAATCTACAGAATATGACGGTGTTTGCACTTGATGACGTGTCGATCTTCTCCGGTTCGCATTCGTACGTCAATAATGTAAGGTTTCACATAATTCCGAACAGGCTGTTAGCGATATCTGACCTAGAGAAGATCTCGTCGGGGACGCTACTTCCTACGCTTGAACCAGGCCAGTCGCTAATGGTTACAACAACTGCTGGTGGATTTAATCCAATGAGGATCAATTACGTAAGGATTAAGGTGCCTGACGTCATGCGTAACTTGAAGATTGTGGTTCACAGCATTTACTTACCGTTTCCGCACCTTCATCCGTCTACTGTTTCGTATGAAGAGACTGGTGCTACTGGAGCGGCTCTGGTGGATATGGACCACACGTCTGTGGATTCAGACTCGTGTACGCATCATGCAGGTGGAAGTTGTGCTGTTGATGGAGCCACTGGTGGCACCACAGCTGAGGTCAAGCCAGTGGTGGTGAAGA